From Cellulosimicrobium sp. ES-005, one genomic window encodes:
- a CDS encoding cation:proton antiporter → MNVYAPLVPVFVVALLAPLLAGLMPVRSRVPQVVVLLLGGILIGPAALDLATPDDVTLLSDLGMGFLFLLAGYELEPNLLRERVGRRAGAAWLTSLVVGAALVLAVVGHDSPHAVAAGAIALTTTALGVVLPILRDGGQLGSRLGRAVLVVGAVGELGPIVAMAVLLGTRESGVAAVLLVLFAVVAIALSALPGRLGRLKALGGDRLFSAAEHGTGQSTLRLTVLLLVALLALAAGLGFDAVLGAFVGGMVLRRWAPGDVEALEKKLDAVAWGVFVPVFFVSSGMGLDIDSIVASPLLPLTFFALMVIVRGGPVLLWFRRELPSVERVQTALYAATALPLLVALTEIAVEQDAMTSRVGAALVGAGVLSVIVLPMVASRLGSRPTEPDDVAAPPTGERGAG, encoded by the coding sequence GTGAACGTCTACGCCCCGCTCGTCCCGGTGTTCGTCGTCGCGCTGCTGGCGCCGCTGCTCGCGGGGCTCATGCCGGTGCGGTCGCGCGTGCCGCAGGTCGTCGTGCTGCTGCTCGGCGGCATCCTCATCGGGCCGGCCGCGCTCGACCTCGCGACGCCCGACGACGTCACGCTCCTGTCCGACCTCGGCATGGGGTTCCTCTTCCTCCTTGCCGGGTACGAGCTCGAGCCGAACCTCCTGCGCGAGCGCGTGGGGCGACGTGCCGGGGCGGCGTGGCTGACGTCGCTCGTCGTCGGGGCGGCCCTCGTCCTCGCCGTCGTCGGCCACGACTCCCCGCACGCGGTCGCAGCGGGGGCGATCGCGCTCACGACCACCGCGCTGGGCGTCGTGCTCCCCATCCTGCGCGACGGCGGTCAGCTCGGCTCGCGACTCGGCCGCGCGGTGCTCGTGGTCGGGGCGGTGGGCGAGCTGGGACCGATCGTCGCGATGGCCGTTCTCCTCGGGACGCGCGAGAGCGGGGTCGCGGCGGTCCTGCTGGTCCTGTTCGCCGTCGTCGCGATCGCGCTGTCCGCGCTACCGGGGAGGCTGGGGCGCCTCAAGGCGCTCGGCGGCGACCGCCTCTTCAGCGCGGCGGAGCACGGGACCGGCCAGAGCACCCTGCGCCTCACCGTGCTGCTGCTCGTCGCGCTGCTCGCGCTCGCCGCGGGGCTCGGGTTCGACGCGGTGCTGGGCGCGTTCGTCGGCGGGATGGTGCTGCGCCGCTGGGCGCCCGGCGACGTCGAGGCGCTGGAGAAGAAGCTCGACGCGGTCGCGTGGGGCGTGTTCGTTCCGGTGTTCTTCGTCAGCTCCGGCATGGGCCTGGACATCGACTCCATCGTCGCGTCGCCGCTGCTGCCGCTGACGTTCTTCGCGCTCATGGTGATCGTGCGGGGCGGGCCGGTGCTGCTGTGGTTCCGGCGCGAGCTGCCGTCGGTCGAGCGCGTCCAGACCGCGCTCTACGCGGCGACCGCGCTGCCGCTGCTCGTCGCGCTCACCGAGATCGCGGTCGAGCAGGACGCGATGACGTCGCGCGTCGGCGCGGCGCTCGTCGGCGCGGGCGTGCTGTCCGTGATCGTGCTCCCGATGGTCGCGAGCCGGCTCGGCTCGCGCCCTACGGAGCCCGACGACGTCGCGGCCCCGCCGACGGGAGAACGCGGCGCCGGATGA
- a CDS encoding family 16 glycosylhydrolase — protein MDLARQRSPRPTPLRGARPRPGRPRRRPAPHLGDAARRVLAGAVAVIAVSAGALVAAPAATAAPGDVIWSDEFDGAAGSAPSSARWNHETGAGGWGNAELQNYTTSRANSALDGQGHLVITARREADGSYTSARMTTQGKYQPQYGRVEARIQIPRGQGIWPAFWMLGGNLPGVGWPASGEIDVMENVGFEPHRVHGTVHGPGYSGGAGITGMYQHPQGWSFADDFHTFAVDWKPGEITWFVDGQQFHRVTRASVGANAWVFDQPFFLILNVAVGGQWPGYPDGTTSFPQQMKVDYVRVYDNGSGTSNPNPGGSLPTGTGTIRIANGYCLDVPWGQTHDGNRVQIVPCNGNVAQSWTRGSDGTIRALGKCLDVSGSGTANGTAVQLWTCNGTGAQKWSYDAGSKTLRNPQSGRCLDAEGGNPLYEGQRFVIWDCHGSTNQQWTF, from the coding sequence ATGGACCTCGCACGTCAGCGTTCACCCCGTCCCACGCCCCTGCGGGGCGCCCGTCCACGACCTGGCAGGCCACGACGCCGTCCGGCACCGCACCTCGGCGACGCCGCGCGCCGCGTCCTGGCGGGCGCGGTCGCGGTGATCGCCGTGAGCGCCGGGGCGCTCGTCGCAGCCCCCGCCGCGACCGCCGCGCCGGGTGACGTCATCTGGTCGGACGAGTTCGACGGCGCCGCGGGCTCGGCCCCGAGCTCCGCCCGCTGGAACCACGAGACGGGCGCCGGAGGGTGGGGCAACGCCGAGCTCCAGAACTACACGACGTCGCGCGCGAACTCGGCGCTCGACGGACAGGGCCACCTCGTCATCACCGCGCGCCGCGAGGCCGACGGGTCCTACACCTCCGCCCGCATGACGACGCAGGGGAAGTACCAGCCGCAGTACGGGCGCGTGGAGGCGCGCATCCAGATCCCGCGCGGCCAGGGCATCTGGCCGGCGTTCTGGATGCTCGGCGGCAACCTGCCGGGGGTCGGCTGGCCGGCGTCGGGCGAGATCGACGTCATGGAGAACGTCGGCTTCGAGCCGCACCGCGTGCACGGCACGGTGCACGGACCGGGGTACTCGGGCGGCGCCGGCATCACGGGCATGTACCAGCACCCGCAGGGCTGGTCGTTCGCCGACGACTTCCACACCTTCGCGGTCGACTGGAAGCCGGGCGAGATCACGTGGTTCGTCGACGGCCAGCAGTTCCACCGGGTGACGCGCGCGAGCGTCGGCGCGAACGCGTGGGTGTTCGACCAGCCGTTCTTCCTCATCCTCAACGTCGCGGTCGGCGGGCAGTGGCCGGGGTACCCCGACGGCACGACCTCGTTCCCCCAGCAGATGAAGGTGGACTACGTCCGGGTCTACGACAACGGCTCGGGAACCTCCAACCCGAACCCCGGTGGCAGCCTGCCGACCGGGACCGGGACGATCCGGATCGCGAACGGGTACTGCCTCGACGTCCCGTGGGGCCAGACGCACGACGGCAACCGCGTGCAGATCGTCCCGTGCAACGGCAACGTCGCGCAGTCGTGGACGCGGGGCAGCGACGGGACGATCCGGGCGCTCGGCAAGTGCCTCGACGTGAGCGGCAGCGGCACGGCGAACGGGACGGCGGTCCAGCTCTGGACCTGCAACGGCACGGGCGCCCAGAAGTGGTCCTACGACGCGGGGTCGAAGACGCTGCGCAACCCGCAGTCGGGTCGGTGCCTGGACGCCGAGGGCGGCAACCCGCTCTACGAGGGTCAGCGGTTCGTGATCTGGGACTGCCACGGGTCGACCAACCAGCAGTGGACCTTCTGA
- a CDS encoding TetR/AcrR family transcriptional regulator — MLDDASARALVVAAADRLFYARGVQSVGMDAVRTEAGVSLKRIYALFPSKDDLVVAVLRHRTEQWDAGIARAAAGATTPRDRLLAVFDFLDAWFREDGFRGCAFINSFGELGATSPAVAAAVREHKESFQRYARDVVREAGLPDDVALQVVLLAEGAQTTAAITQDVDVARQARRAAEAILDAAVPATA, encoded by the coding sequence ATGCTCGACGACGCGAGCGCTCGCGCGCTGGTGGTGGCCGCCGCCGACCGGCTGTTCTACGCGCGCGGCGTCCAGTCGGTCGGGATGGACGCGGTCCGCACCGAGGCCGGGGTGTCGCTCAAGCGCATCTACGCGCTGTTCCCGTCCAAGGACGACCTCGTCGTCGCCGTGCTGCGGCACCGCACCGAGCAGTGGGACGCGGGGATCGCCCGCGCGGCGGCTGGTGCGACGACGCCCCGCGACCGGCTGCTGGCCGTGTTCGACTTCCTCGACGCGTGGTTCCGCGAGGACGGGTTCCGCGGGTGCGCGTTCATCAACTCCTTCGGCGAGCTCGGTGCGACGTCGCCCGCCGTCGCCGCGGCGGTCCGCGAGCACAAGGAGTCGTTCCAGCGGTACGCGCGCGACGTCGTGCGCGAGGCGGGCCTGCCCGACGACGTCGCCCTCCAGGTCGTCCTGCTCGCCGAGGGCGCGCAGACCACGGCGGCGATCACGCAGGACGTCGACGTCGCGCGCCAGGCGCGCCGTGCGGCCGAGGCGATCCTCGACGCGGCGGTCCCGGCGACGGCCTGA
- a CDS encoding alpha/beta hydrolase, producing the protein MGYITVGQENSTDIELYYEDQGTGQPVVLIHGYPLDGHSWELQKRELIDAGHRVVTYDRRGFGASSKVGSGYDYDTFAADLDTVLETLDLRDVILVGFSMGTGELARYVHNHGHERVAKLAFLASLEPFLVQRDDNPEGVPQSVFDGIVDAARADRYAWYTDFYKNFYNLDENLGKRISEDTVRASWITAIGSAPVAAYAVVPTWIEDFRADVDAVRAAGKPTLILHGTKDNILPIDATGRRFRRLVPDAEYVEIEGAPHGLLVTHADEVNAALLAFVAR; encoded by the coding sequence ATGGGGTACATCACCGTCGGGCAGGAGAACTCCACCGACATCGAGCTCTACTACGAGGACCAGGGCACCGGCCAGCCGGTCGTCCTCATCCACGGCTACCCGCTCGACGGGCACAGCTGGGAGCTCCAGAAGCGCGAGCTGATCGACGCCGGCCACCGCGTCGTCACGTACGACCGCCGCGGGTTCGGCGCGTCGAGCAAGGTCGGCAGCGGGTACGACTACGACACCTTCGCGGCGGACCTCGACACCGTCCTCGAGACGCTCGACCTGCGCGACGTGATCCTCGTCGGGTTCTCCATGGGCACGGGCGAGCTCGCCCGCTACGTCCACAACCACGGGCACGAGCGCGTCGCCAAGCTCGCGTTCCTCGCGTCGCTCGAGCCGTTCCTCGTCCAGCGGGACGACAACCCCGAGGGCGTCCCGCAGTCGGTGTTCGACGGGATCGTCGACGCGGCCCGCGCCGACCGGTACGCCTGGTACACCGACTTCTACAAGAACTTCTACAACCTCGACGAGAACCTCGGGAAGCGCATCAGCGAGGACACCGTGCGCGCAAGCTGGATCACCGCGATCGGGTCCGCGCCGGTCGCCGCGTACGCCGTCGTGCCCACGTGGATCGAGGACTTCCGGGCCGACGTCGACGCCGTCCGCGCGGCGGGCAAGCCCACGCTCATCCTCCACGGCACGAAGGACAACATCCTGCCGATCGACGCGACCGGGCGCCGCTTCCGCCGGCTCGTGCCGGACGCCGAGTACGTCGAGATCGAGGGCGCGCCCCACGGTCTGCTCGTGACGCACGCGGACGAGGTCAACGCGGCGCTGCTCGCCTTCGTCGCCCGCTAG